One genomic segment of Lytechinus pictus isolate F3 Inbred chromosome 18, Lp3.0, whole genome shotgun sequence includes these proteins:
- the LOC129281163 gene encoding tetraspanin-5-like: MGKKTKTQPYPDTTNSQQQLHHHQPPPARVRRAPRGVSVSICVKYTIFTFNVIFWLCGVAILGFGVWGLVSKSVSSVEAIAEEVGIKLDPMYGFIIIGGCIFILAFLGCVGSLRENTCLLKLYVIILILIFLAEVTIGLLVYFYQERFSTLLDTWVEKTLLNYFDDPDSQFLMDNMQEGLECCGVNTPNDWQKNPYFNCSSIAHSRCSVPFSCCVPDPTTNVINYQCGYGVLELPQSDWYQFIYTIGCAQALTDWFKTNAILLGCIGGALILMQSIAICLARSLIGDVEEVKSYW; encoded by the exons ATGGGGAAGAAAACAAAGACACAGCCCTATCCTGATACGACGAACTCTCAGCAGCAGCTCCACCATCATCAGCCCCCACCGGCCCGGGTAAGAAGGGCACCACGAGGTGTGAGCGTTAGTATCTGCGTCAAATACACCATCTTCACATTTAATGTGATCTTTTGGTTGTGTGGTGTAGCCATCCTGGGTTTTGGTGTGTGGGGTCTCGTCTCGAAGAGCGTGTCCAGTGTGGAGGCCATCGCCGAAGAG GTTGGAATCAAGTTAGATCCTATGTATGGGTTTATTATAATCGGTGGATGTATCTTCATATTAGCATTCTTGGGATGTGTTGGATCACTGAGAGAGAATACCTGTTTACTGAAGCTCTATGTTATTATACTGATTCTCATCTTCCTGGCTGAGGTTACCATTGGCCTTCTCGTCTACTTCTATCAAGAAAGATTCTCAACACTTCTTGATACCTGGGTGGAAAAGACTCTACTCAATTACTTCG ACGATCCTGATAGTCAGTTTTTGATGGATAACATGCAGGAAGGCCTGGAGTGTTGTGGTGTTAATACCCCTAATGACTGGCAGAAAAACCC ATATTTCAACTGTTCCTCGATAGCACACTCCCGATGTAGTGTTCCCTTTTCATGCTGTGTACCCGACCCAACAACTAATGTTATCAATTATCAGTGTGGATACGGTGTGTTAGAATTACCCCAATCAGATTGGTATCAGTTTATTTACACCATAGGTTGTGCTCAAGCTTTGACAGATTGGTTCAAGACCAACGCCATTCTCTTGGGTTGCATTGGTGGCGCCCTAATTCTTATGCAGTCCATCGCTATTTGTCTTGCTCGTTCGCTGATCGGTGATGTCGAAGAGGTCAAATCTTATTGGTGA